In Haloarcula sp. H-GB4, a single genomic region encodes these proteins:
- a CDS encoding proteasome assembly chaperone family protein yields MSSNDISVVLSDDRPPVDTLAVGVSEYGLAGLTAVDYLADQQSMREIGHLRIPGPPFITPFENGTPRHHTRLYVDESASFAVLVGERFVLPAQAGAVAEAVASAGARLDVSNITMLTGVPIAHGPDDHVPFYIATPAYQESYLDDTDIRPMGNGFLDGLSAELVTRGIDESLPTGVFTTPTHPQAPDVAAAIRLLTALKESHSIQIDTGPLEDFAANIEAHYQALAEQMDAADSDQFGDDRMYM; encoded by the coding sequence ATGTCGTCCAACGATATCTCGGTGGTTCTCTCAGACGACCGGCCACCGGTCGATACCTTGGCGGTCGGTGTCTCGGAGTACGGTTTAGCTGGCCTCACGGCCGTCGATTATCTTGCCGACCAGCAGTCGATGCGCGAAATCGGCCATCTACGGATTCCGGGGCCGCCGTTTATTACTCCCTTCGAAAACGGAACCCCGAGACATCACACGCGGCTATACGTCGACGAATCGGCGTCGTTTGCCGTCTTAGTTGGCGAGCGGTTCGTGCTACCGGCACAGGCAGGGGCTGTCGCCGAAGCGGTCGCGAGCGCTGGCGCACGGCTGGACGTTTCAAACATCACGATGCTCACCGGCGTCCCCATCGCACACGGCCCGGACGACCACGTCCCGTTCTACATCGCAACTCCGGCGTACCAGGAATCGTATCTCGACGACACCGACATCAGACCCATGGGAAACGGGTTCCTCGACGGACTGAGTGCCGAGCTAGTCACGCGTGGAATCGATGAGTCGCTTCCAACCGGTGTGTTCACGACGCCGACCCATCCGCAAGCGCCCGACGTGGCGGCCGCAATCAGACTGCTCACTGCGCTGAAAGAGAGCCACTCGATCCAGATTGACACCGGTCCACTGGAGGACTTCGCTGCGAACATCGAGGCCCACTATCAGGCACTCGCCGAACAGATGGACGCCGCTGATTCCGATCAGTTCGGAGATGACCGAATGTATATGTGA
- a CDS encoding translation initiation factor eIF-2B translates to MIDETVEEISEMQTHSSSVVAVKAAQALRDLTDREYPTVEDYLRSLDRNSSALRRANPSHASLHTTQHRIVNTVSDAEPGDVAAAKELTNEAIDDVIDSVESSKDRAAARAVSEIADDDVLLTHDFSSTVLAAIDDAIEAGHSFEVYVTESRPRFLGRKMTRHLSDRDGVDVTLIVDSAAGHFMPQVDRVLVGMDCIVDDTLYNRIGTYPIATAAADNDVPVTVVGAAAKYVDGAFAFENEIRSPSEVLREPADGFEIANPAYDATPTHLLDTVVTDDGIHEY, encoded by the coding sequence ATGATAGACGAGACTGTCGAGGAGATCTCGGAGATGCAGACCCACAGTTCCTCCGTGGTCGCAGTCAAAGCTGCCCAGGCGCTCCGGGACCTGACTGACAGGGAGTACCCGACGGTCGAGGATTACCTCCGTTCGCTTGACCGGAATAGCAGCGCCCTCCGACGAGCGAACCCCTCACACGCTTCCCTCCATACGACTCAGCACCGGATCGTGAACACCGTCTCAGACGCGGAGCCCGGCGACGTGGCGGCCGCCAAAGAACTGACCAATGAGGCTATCGACGACGTTATCGACTCGGTGGAGTCATCGAAGGACCGCGCCGCTGCCCGTGCCGTGTCGGAGATCGCTGATGACGACGTGCTGTTGACGCATGACTTTTCCTCGACGGTCCTTGCGGCCATCGACGACGCCATCGAAGCCGGCCACAGCTTCGAGGTGTACGTTACGGAGTCTCGCCCACGCTTCCTCGGTCGAAAGATGACGCGCCACCTCTCCGACCGGGACGGGGTTGACGTGACACTCATCGTCGACAGCGCCGCCGGACACTTCATGCCACAGGTCGACCGCGTGCTCGTCGGCATGGACTGCATCGTCGACGACACGCTGTACAACCGCATCGGCACGTATCCGATTGCGACGGCGGCAGCGGACAACGACGTTCCAGTGACGGTCGTCGGGGCCGCCGCGAAGTACGTCGACGGGGCCTTTGCCTTCGAAAACGAAATTCGGTCACCGTCAGAGGTGCTCCGGGAGCCGGCAGACGGATTCGAGATCGCAAACCCGGCCTACGACGCCACGCCGACGCACCTGCTCGATACCGTTGTCACTGACGACGGAATCCACGAGTACTGA
- a CDS encoding type IV pilin produces the protein MGQFRTETVGMSETIGVAVLIGLTLLVTAMVGLNVLVIEDDDSGGPQANFSYDYVEDNELLIVTHERGDEFEAGNVEFEGPSRTVTWAQVANREPDAMIGPGDLAQLSSGNAYERRVGARDTITIYYNASGNRTQLDQWDGAN, from the coding sequence ATGGGACAGTTCAGGACTGAGACAGTTGGGATGTCAGAGACCATCGGCGTCGCCGTCCTCATTGGGCTGACGCTACTCGTGACGGCCATGGTTGGGCTGAACGTCCTCGTCATCGAGGACGACGACAGCGGTGGCCCACAGGCGAATTTTAGCTACGACTACGTCGAGGACAACGAACTGCTCATTGTCACACACGAACGCGGCGACGAATTCGAAGCCGGGAACGTCGAATTCGAAGGGCCAAGCAGAACTGTCACCTGGGCGCAGGTGGCAAACCGGGAGCCAGACGCGATGATTGGCCCGGGCGACCTCGCACAGCTGAGCAGCGGTAACGCCTACGAGCGACGAGTGGGCGCCCGGGACACGATCACGATATACTACAACGCGAGCGGAAACCGGACCCAGCTAGATCAGTGGGACGGCGCGAACTGA
- a CDS encoding DoxX family protein, whose product MDTRLPSGVVSVALALALLSRPAAAHVDYVTDGPGEALDAVAFAISVLSSPVNAAVFGISGLAVTGGLAAYLWVRPTIADIVILRNVLVGYSDLVPWMLRLSVGLPLVGAGFQGYLFAPTVTFDPATSPVVRILFIGLGFTLLFGLATRIVTTIGLVTFGWALSVDPGVVLAMEYVPAFLALLILGGGRPSADHMLQRVASTDGTYYGRIDPVHHLKGFLDATTAPYREYVPVIIRIGMGVTFIFLGLFQKLAEPGQALLVVEKYDLTAVVPVDPGMWVLGAGLTEMLVGLVLIFGFMTRGAAAVSFILFTTTLFGLPDDPVLAHITLFGMASAVFTMGAGPLSFDDWFGRPAQNDRETVVSTD is encoded by the coding sequence ATGGACACGCGTCTCCCGAGTGGTGTCGTCAGCGTCGCGCTCGCGCTCGCGCTCCTTTCGCGACCCGCGGCGGCACACGTCGACTACGTGACAGATGGGCCGGGCGAGGCCCTCGACGCGGTGGCGTTTGCGATATCGGTACTGTCGAGCCCGGTGAACGCGGCTGTTTTCGGCATCTCGGGACTGGCTGTGACTGGCGGCCTCGCGGCGTATCTCTGGGTCCGGCCGACGATTGCGGACATCGTCATCCTCCGGAACGTACTCGTCGGCTACTCGGACCTCGTCCCGTGGATGCTCCGACTCAGCGTGGGACTGCCACTCGTCGGTGCCGGTTTTCAGGGGTATCTGTTCGCCCCGACGGTGACGTTTGACCCCGCCACGAGCCCGGTCGTCCGCATCCTGTTTATCGGGCTGGGGTTCACACTCCTGTTCGGGCTCGCGACCCGTATTGTCACCACGATCGGGCTAGTGACCTTCGGCTGGGCGCTGAGCGTTGACCCCGGTGTTGTTCTCGCCATGGAGTACGTGCCGGCGTTTCTGGCACTGCTGATACTGGGCGGTGGCCGCCCGAGCGCGGACCATATGCTCCAGCGAGTCGCCAGCACCGACGGGACCTACTACGGGCGCATCGACCCGGTGCACCATCTCAAGGGGTTTCTGGACGCAACAACGGCACCGTACCGTGAGTACGTCCCGGTCATCATCCGAATCGGAATGGGCGTGACATTCATTTTTCTCGGACTGTTCCAGAAACTCGCTGAACCCGGCCAGGCACTTCTGGTCGTCGAAAAGTACGACCTCACCGCCGTCGTCCCAGTCGACCCCGGGATGTGGGTGCTGGGTGCTGGCCTAACTGAGATGCTGGTCGGTCTGGTGCTGATATTCGGCTTCATGACTCGTGGGGCCGCGGCTGTCTCCTTTATCCTGTTCACCACAACGCTGTTCGGGCTACCAGACGACCCGGTACTCGCGCATATCACGCTGTTCGGAATGGCCTCGGCAGTGTTCACGATGGGTGCTGGACCGCTCTCATTCGATGACTGGTTTGGTCGGCCGGCACAGAACGACCGTGAGACCGTCGTTTCGACGGACTGA
- a CDS encoding N-acetyltransferase, whose product MSVNIETQIVERGDDEHVDAAWRLKEDIRESDGVLRQRRGFFRDAYRRSTTYLYTDRSKDRLIGFAAVRRDGYILFLAVDDEYRGHGFGKRLVARVAEDYGSVTCHARATNREAIGFYKHIGFEITRRIDNYYEDGGDAYYLKLGEDSITDKLSKFLRG is encoded by the coding sequence GTGAGCGTCAACATCGAGACACAGATCGTCGAACGCGGGGACGACGAACACGTCGACGCGGCGTGGCGGCTCAAGGAGGACATCCGAGAATCCGACGGCGTCCTTCGACAGCGGCGGGGGTTCTTTCGCGACGCCTACCGACGGTCGACCACCTATCTCTACACCGACCGCTCCAAAGACCGCCTCATCGGCTTCGCTGCGGTTCGACGCGACGGCTACATTCTCTTTCTCGCAGTCGATGACGAGTACAGGGGCCACGGCTTCGGCAAGCGACTCGTCGCCCGCGTCGCCGAGGACTACGGCAGCGTGACCTGCCACGCTCGGGCGACGAATCGGGAGGCCATCGGCTTCTACAAACACATCGGCTTCGAGATTACGCGTCGCATCGACAACTACTACGAGGACGGCGGCGACGCCTACTACCTCAAGCTCGGCGAGGACTCGATTACGGACAAACTGTCGAAGTTCCTGCGCGGCTAA
- the priS gene encoding DNA primase small subunit PriS: protein MEERTRAYLRGRFGDHYRQASVTPPPAANEREWGFIPWTEGPGETMVRHRSLLDLGEIEDFLGRRKPRHVYFSAGRYDEPSASTMSDKGWRSSDLVFDLDADHLPSVVLGEDSYAEMLAKCKDALRRLLDFLEDDFGFDDLTIVFSGGRGYHVHVRDERIRHLERDARREVVDYVRGIGLEFDELVDEESVAGTAGRSSPAQKRTLSTEGGWSARAHRHMLAVVDDLLAMEEADALDRLQEYDGIGEGKATAALNAARSNYEQLEAGNIDVHPAFYQLAKILLHEVVAADNAPIDEPVTTDTNRLIRLPGSLHGGSGLEVQRIDRDDLDAFDPLVDPVPETFRGHDITVEVTDGGLVELDGDSFTLEAGNQTVPEHVGVFLMARGRAEKGKE from the coding sequence ATGGAAGAGCGGACCCGCGCGTACCTCCGTGGCCGGTTCGGCGATCACTACCGACAGGCATCCGTAACGCCGCCACCGGCCGCGAACGAACGTGAATGGGGATTCATCCCGTGGACCGAAGGCCCCGGCGAGACGATGGTCCGCCATCGCTCGCTGCTGGACCTCGGCGAAATCGAGGATTTTCTCGGTCGCCGGAAGCCCCGCCACGTCTACTTCTCCGCGGGCCGCTACGACGAACCAAGCGCCTCCACGATGTCGGACAAGGGCTGGCGCTCCTCGGACCTCGTGTTCGACCTCGACGCCGATCACCTGCCCTCCGTAGTACTGGGCGAGGACAGCTACGCCGAGATGCTCGCAAAGTGTAAGGACGCGTTGCGCAGGCTGCTCGACTTTCTGGAAGACGATTTCGGTTTCGATGATCTCACTATCGTCTTCTCCGGTGGCCGGGGCTACCACGTCCACGTCCGCGACGAGCGTATCCGGCACCTGGAGCGGGACGCGCGCCGGGAGGTCGTCGACTACGTTCGTGGCATCGGCCTAGAGTTCGACGAACTCGTCGACGAGGAGTCTGTCGCCGGCACAGCTGGCCGGTCCAGCCCGGCACAGAAGCGGACGCTCTCGACAGAGGGCGGGTGGAGCGCCCGCGCACACCGACATATGCTCGCCGTCGTCGACGACCTGCTCGCGATGGAGGAAGCGGACGCCCTCGACCGACTGCAGGAGTACGACGGCATCGGCGAGGGGAAGGCGACGGCGGCACTGAACGCCGCCCGGTCGAACTACGAGCAACTGGAAGCCGGCAACATCGACGTACATCCGGCGTTCTACCAGCTGGCGAAGATTCTGCTCCACGAGGTCGTCGCAGCAGACAACGCACCGATCGATGAACCGGTGACGACGGACACGAACCGGCTTATTCGCCTTCCGGGCTCGCTCCACGGCGGCAGCGGGCTGGAGGTCCAGCGCATCGACCGCGACGATCTCGACGCGTTCGACCCGCTGGTCGACCCCGTCCCGGAAACCTTCCGGGGCCACGACATCACCGTCGAGGTGACCGACGGCGGCCTCGTCGAACTAGATGGCGATAGCTTTACACTGGAGGCGGGTAATCAGACTGTACCAGAGCACGTGGGCGTATTTCTCATGGCCCGCGGGCGTGCCGAGAAGGGGAAGGAATGA
- a CDS encoding S1C family serine protease, with protein MKQSLTRRAMLGALGTAVATTAGCQSPGTGSDSGGDTGAQSESADAVAQSDSVYTNVYQEVADAVVSIRVYAEDSRGGQGSGFLIDDEHIVTNEHVVAGGDEYYVRFADTGWRAASVVGSDVYSDLAVLRIGATPDVTPLSFVETEPTVGTEVVAIGNPFGLSGSVSAGIVSGVDRTLQSANNFSIADAVQTDAPVNPGNSGGPLVTLEGDVVGIINSGGGDNVAFAISAPLAQRVVPSLIQTGDYDHPYMGVGLRSVSPRVAEANNLDPGSGVYITRVVSDGPAAGVLQGSDGETMISGTAIPTGGDVVRQMNDTPTPTRQALGSFLALETSPGETVDVLVERDGAQETVELTLGSRPEP; from the coding sequence ATGAAGCAGTCTCTCACTCGCCGGGCGATGTTAGGGGCCCTTGGGACAGCCGTCGCGACCACGGCTGGCTGTCAGAGTCCCGGGACCGGCAGCGACTCAGGTGGTGACACCGGAGCTCAGTCGGAGTCAGCCGACGCGGTCGCACAGTCCGATAGCGTCTACACCAACGTGTATCAGGAGGTAGCCGATGCCGTCGTCTCGATTAGAGTGTACGCCGAAGACTCCCGTGGTGGGCAGGGGAGCGGCTTCCTCATCGACGACGAGCATATCGTCACGAACGAACACGTCGTTGCGGGCGGGGACGAGTACTACGTCCGCTTTGCTGACACCGGCTGGCGCGCTGCCTCCGTCGTCGGCTCAGACGTGTACAGCGACCTGGCGGTTCTCCGTATCGGTGCGACGCCGGACGTGACACCCCTCTCGTTTGTCGAGACCGAACCCACAGTCGGGACCGAAGTCGTCGCTATCGGGAACCCCTTCGGACTGTCCGGCTCAGTGTCCGCAGGCATTGTCAGCGGTGTCGACCGCACGCTCCAGAGTGCTAACAACTTCTCCATCGCCGATGCGGTCCAGACTGATGCGCCGGTTAACCCGGGCAACAGCGGCGGCCCGCTCGTCACGCTTGAGGGCGACGTGGTCGGCATCATCAATTCGGGCGGCGGCGACAACGTCGCATTCGCCATTTCGGCCCCGCTCGCACAGCGCGTCGTGCCGTCACTCATCCAGACCGGCGACTACGACCACCCGTATATGGGTGTTGGACTCCGGAGTGTGTCGCCGCGGGTCGCTGAGGCGAACAATCTGGACCCCGGGTCAGGGGTGTACATCACCCGTGTCGTCAGTGATGGTCCAGCGGCGGGCGTTCTACAGGGCAGCGACGGAGAAACGATGATTTCGGGGACAGCGATTCCAACTGGCGGTGACGTGGTCAGGCAGATGAACGACACTCCGACGCCGACGCGGCAGGCGCTGGGGAGCTTTCTCGCGCTAGAGACCAGCCCCGGCGAGACAGTTGACGTGCTGGTCGAGCGAGACGGTGCACAGGAAACAGTCGAACTCACGCTCGGTTCGCGCCCAGAGCCGTAA
- a CDS encoding heavy metal translocating P-type ATPase produces the protein MTESDSCSNDDGCGSASDDPPPAAHSHDGAHVAQLSVPEMDCPSCAGKVESSVRELSGIKAVDPQVTTGQLTVEYDETETDMDAIAARVEAAGYTVADDGGKTLRFGVPEMDCASCAGKVESALGGVDGIRSAETRPTTGTVVVTYNPNATAKRDIAAAIESAGYEVTETTGEDDTGAGQSDENNSIWTSSRALKTWVSGVFVALGLVFFLDFLLPGANAQVGRVLGTPLYVDDVLFLIAVATGGQEILRGGYFSLKNRNLDIDLLMSIAILGALTASLAFGEALYFEAATLAFLFSVAELLERYSMDRARNSLAELMDLSPDEATVKRDGEEEVLPVDDVQVGDVVVIRPGEKIPMDGEVIDGTSAVNQAPITGESVPVDKTEGDEVYAGTINEEGYLEVQVTAAASDNTLSRIVQMVEDAQSNKTEREQFVERFSAYYTPVVVAFAVLVTLASPAVFGVAWSTAVVHGLTLLVLACPCAFVISTPVSVVSGITSAAKNGVLIKGGNHLEAMGAVDVVAFDKTGTLTKGELTVTDVLPLNGNTEAEVLQCARGLEQRSEHPIGEAIVAEAGTTGVESADVDDFESITGKGVRADLDGTPHYAGKPGLFEDLGFDLSHVHATTDGGVVTKTAQQLCERNNCLDLLEDAVPELQAEGKTVVIVGTDEEIEGVIAVADEVRPAAKATVSRLRDLGVERTVMLTGDNERTAGAIAQEVGIDDYQAELLPDEKVAAIDDLVAEYEDVAMVGDGINDAPALASASVGVAMGAAGTDTALETADIALMSDDLSKLPYLYELANDANGVIRQNIWASLAVKAGLALAVPFGVVPIWAAVLAGDAGMTTAVTGNAMRLSRVRSESGDG, from the coding sequence ATGACGGAGTCCGACAGCTGTTCGAACGATGACGGGTGTGGCAGTGCGAGTGACGACCCTCCTCCAGCAGCGCACTCCCACGATGGGGCCCACGTCGCACAACTGTCCGTCCCAGAGATGGACTGTCCCTCCTGTGCGGGCAAGGTCGAGTCGAGCGTCCGTGAACTGTCTGGCATCAAGGCCGTTGACCCGCAGGTAACAACGGGTCAGCTCACCGTCGAATACGACGAAACCGAGACCGACATGGACGCGATAGCGGCGCGCGTCGAAGCGGCGGGCTACACTGTCGCAGACGACGGCGGCAAGACGTTGCGGTTCGGCGTCCCGGAGATGGATTGTGCATCCTGCGCCGGCAAGGTCGAGAGCGCGCTCGGCGGGGTCGACGGCATCAGAAGTGCCGAAACACGCCCGACTACCGGAACAGTCGTTGTCACATACAACCCGAACGCGACGGCGAAGCGGGACATCGCGGCGGCTATCGAGAGCGCCGGGTACGAGGTTACGGAGACGACGGGCGAGGACGACACGGGGGCCGGTCAGTCGGACGAGAACAACTCGATCTGGACCAGCTCACGGGCGCTGAAGACGTGGGTCAGCGGCGTGTTCGTCGCCCTGGGCCTCGTTTTCTTTCTGGATTTCTTGCTGCCCGGTGCGAACGCGCAAGTCGGACGCGTTCTGGGGACGCCGCTGTACGTCGACGACGTTCTGTTTCTCATCGCGGTAGCGACCGGTGGCCAGGAAATCCTGCGTGGCGGCTACTTCTCCCTGAAAAACCGGAATCTGGACATCGACCTGCTGATGTCCATCGCCATTCTGGGCGCGCTCACCGCGAGCCTGGCTTTCGGCGAGGCGCTGTACTTCGAGGCCGCAACGCTGGCGTTCCTGTTCAGCGTCGCGGAGTTGCTGGAACGCTACTCGATGGACCGTGCGCGGAATTCGCTTGCGGAACTAATGGACCTCTCGCCCGATGAAGCGACGGTCAAGCGTGACGGGGAAGAGGAGGTACTGCCTGTCGACGACGTACAGGTCGGCGATGTCGTCGTCATCAGGCCCGGCGAGAAGATTCCGATGGACGGCGAGGTCATCGACGGAACGAGCGCGGTGAATCAGGCCCCGATTACTGGCGAGAGCGTCCCGGTCGACAAGACCGAGGGTGACGAGGTGTACGCGGGGACGATCAACGAGGAGGGGTATCTGGAAGTGCAGGTCACGGCGGCGGCCAGCGACAACACCCTTTCGCGCATCGTCCAGATGGTCGAGGACGCCCAGTCGAACAAGACCGAGCGCGAGCAGTTCGTCGAGCGCTTCTCAGCGTACTACACGCCGGTCGTCGTCGCCTTCGCCGTCCTTGTGACGCTGGCGTCCCCCGCCGTATTCGGGGTGGCTTGGTCGACCGCTGTCGTGCACGGCCTGACGCTGTTAGTGTTGGCCTGTCCCTGCGCGTTCGTCATCTCGACGCCCGTGTCGGTCGTCTCAGGTATCACCAGTGCCGCGAAAAACGGCGTGCTCATCAAGGGTGGCAACCACCTCGAAGCGATGGGCGCGGTCGACGTGGTCGCCTTCGACAAGACGGGCACGCTGACAAAAGGCGAACTGACCGTCACCGACGTGCTTCCACTGAACGGGAACACCGAAGCCGAGGTCTTGCAGTGCGCCCGCGGACTCGAACAGCGGAGCGAACACCCCATCGGCGAAGCCATCGTCGCGGAGGCGGGAACGACCGGCGTCGAAAGCGCCGACGTCGATGACTTCGAGAGCATCACTGGCAAGGGCGTCCGGGCGGACCTCGACGGGACACCCCACTACGCCGGGAAGCCGGGGCTATTCGAGGACCTTGGCTTCGATCTCTCACACGTCCACGCCACCACCGATGGTGGCGTTGTCACGAAAACGGCCCAGCAACTCTGTGAGCGCAACAACTGTCTGGACCTGCTGGAAGACGCCGTGCCCGAACTTCAGGCTGAAGGGAAGACGGTCGTCATCGTGGGCACGGACGAAGAGATAGAGGGTGTCATCGCCGTTGCCGACGAGGTGCGCCCAGCGGCGAAAGCCACCGTCTCACGGCTCCGGGATCTGGGCGTCGAGCGGACGGTGATGCTTACCGGTGACAACGAACGCACCGCGGGGGCTATCGCCCAAGAAGTCGGTATCGACGACTATCAGGCCGAACTCCTGCCTGACGAAAAAGTCGCCGCTATCGATGACCTCGTCGCCGAGTACGAAGACGTTGCGATGGTCGGGGATGGTATCAACGACGCACCGGCGTTGGCGAGCGCGAGTGTGGGCGTCGCGATGGGGGCCGCCGGCACGGACACGGCGCTTGAAACGGCCGACATCGCCCTGATGAGTGACGATCTCTCGAAGCTCCCGTATCTGTACGAACTGGCGAACGACGCTAACGGCGTCATCCGGCAGAACATCTGGGCCAGCCTGGCGGTCAAGGCCGGGCTCGCGCTCGCTGTGCCGTTCGGCGTCGTTCCCATCTGGGCCGCTGTGTTGGCCGGCGACGCCGGGATGACAACGGCTGTGACCGGGAACGCCATGCGGCTCTCTCGGGTTCGGTCCGAAAGCGGCGACGGTTAG
- a CDS encoding ABC transporter substrate-binding protein — MPSNSNDQSELTRREYVACGGTVIAGGLLSGCTGSSGSDPPNSTDSETTTGTTTTTATESKPTETAATDKPYRVTVEPVGEVMFETVPQTWVAENASWADMGVALGLTKPSAVVLTGEYRTWHYEDVPGLSPSKSDMSSLWQDGISKELLLEIDAGVHFIDPNYMANLIPNWGRSDVEEMHERVGPFCGNTSFSTYSWHEDYPYYSLYEATEKVAAVFQRQDRFRALSNLHEAFLDRLKERLPPEDQRPEIALLSPGSIEPETFYPYRLGDRTAYKHWRDLGVSDALAGSEIQSFTSDRGTIDYEPLLEIDPEVLMLYTDTHRTDAAFEDTYRSFLQDHDTASQLTAVQNGAVYPAGGMYQGPIINLSKTERAAKQLFPDEFDEEETLYDRQRIADIRAGEI; from the coding sequence ATGCCGAGCAACTCAAATGACCAGTCGGAGCTGACACGACGCGAGTACGTCGCCTGCGGCGGCACGGTCATCGCTGGTGGACTGCTATCTGGGTGTACGGGAAGCAGCGGCTCAGACCCGCCGAATTCGACAGACTCGGAGACTACCACGGGAACGACCACAACAACAGCAACGGAGTCCAAACCGACGGAGACGGCGGCCACCGATAAACCCTATCGCGTCACCGTCGAACCAGTGGGGGAGGTGATGTTCGAGACAGTGCCACAGACGTGGGTCGCAGAAAACGCCAGCTGGGCCGATATGGGCGTCGCACTCGGCCTGACCAAACCCAGTGCAGTCGTTCTCACCGGGGAGTACCGTACGTGGCATTACGAGGACGTTCCGGGACTTTCGCCGTCGAAAAGCGATATGAGTTCACTGTGGCAGGATGGAATCTCGAAGGAACTGCTACTCGAAATCGACGCCGGTGTTCACTTCATCGACCCCAACTACATGGCGAATCTCATCCCGAACTGGGGCCGGTCGGACGTCGAGGAGATGCACGAACGCGTCGGCCCGTTCTGTGGGAACACCAGTTTCTCGACGTACTCCTGGCACGAGGACTATCCGTACTACAGCCTGTACGAAGCGACCGAGAAGGTAGCCGCAGTGTTCCAGCGACAGGACCGGTTCCGGGCACTCTCGAATCTCCACGAAGCGTTCCTCGACCGATTGAAGGAACGGCTCCCCCCGGAAGACCAGCGCCCGGAGATCGCGCTCCTCTCACCAGGGTCAATCGAGCCGGAGACGTTCTATCCGTACCGGCTCGGGGACCGGACGGCGTACAAGCACTGGCGCGACCTGGGTGTGAGCGACGCGCTCGCCGGGAGTGAGATCCAGAGCTTCACCTCTGATCGGGGGACAATCGACTACGAGCCGCTTCTTGAGATCGATCCGGAGGTGCTGATGCTGTACACGGATACCCATCGTACAGATGCGGCATTCGAGGACACGTACCGCTCATTTCTGCAGGACCACGACACAGCAAGCCAGCTCACTGCCGTGCAGAACGGCGCTGTGTACCCGGCTGGCGGGATGTATCAGGGACCGATTATCAACCTCTCGAAGACAGAGCGCGCCGCAAAACAGCTGTTCCCGGACGAGTTCGACGAGGAAGAGACGCTGTATGACCGCCAGCGAATCGCGGACATTCGCGCTGGCGAGATCTAA
- a CDS encoding metal-dependent hydrolase, giving the protein MELTWYGHSTWHVTVDDTELLIDPFFDNPHTDTDPEELDPDYVLLTHGHADHIGDVDRYEGCGLVATPEVVEYCEDNFGEFDAVGGMGMNLGGTVEIGDAFVTMHRADHTNGIDTSYGTSGGMPGGFIISDTKPTQVSDAESTTFYHAGDTGLMTEMRDVIGPFLEPDAAAVPVGDHFTMGPMQAAIAVDWLDVDHAFPMHYDTFPPIEIETQDFVNEVKGTGSDAEVHVLDGDETFEL; this is encoded by the coding sequence ATGGAACTCACATGGTACGGCCATTCGACGTGGCACGTGACAGTTGACGACACCGAATTGCTCATTGACCCGTTTTTCGATAATCCACACACAGACACCGATCCCGAGGAACTGGACCCCGACTACGTGCTGTTGACCCACGGTCACGCCGACCATATCGGCGACGTGGACCGCTACGAGGGGTGTGGACTCGTGGCAACGCCGGAAGTAGTCGAGTACTGCGAGGACAACTTTGGCGAGTTCGACGCCGTCGGCGGCATGGGGATGAACCTCGGCGGCACCGTCGAGATCGGCGACGCCTTCGTCACGATGCACCGGGCCGACCACACCAACGGCATAGACACCAGCTACGGTACCAGCGGCGGGATGCCGGGCGGATTCATCATTTCCGACACGAAGCCGACGCAGGTCAGCGACGCGGAGTCGACGACGTTCTACCATGCCGGCGACACCGGTCTCATGACTGAGATGCGCGATGTCATCGGTCCGTTCCTCGAACCGGATGCCGCGGCGGTACCAGTCGGCGACCACTTCACGATGGGGCCGATGCAGGCCGCCATTGCCGTCGACTGGCTGGACGTCGACCACGCGTTCCCGATGCACTACGATACGTTCCCGCCCATCGAAATCGAGACGCAAGACTTCGTGAACGAGGTCAAAGGCACCGGAAGCGACGCCGAGGTCCACGTCCTTGACGGCGACGAGACCTTTGAGCTTTAA